One genomic window of Hippocampus zosterae strain Florida chromosome 12, ASM2543408v3, whole genome shotgun sequence includes the following:
- the LOC127611916 gene encoding ermin-like, whose translation MEMRESPMFPKSADADGEEAEEEEAEEAVMASQVLEIICGFTPEMKKVHNSEADDGDVWAVQEGDDSVFYSDEDQAEEIGRPNGSSDAEGARVDSQPSGSSREAHQIQVQEPCEEIRAEETRGRDTETQEDQPIEQKQPRHDVSFSKQLSSSCKTEKDPDVFSGDPAYATLPLPKKSSDNLARQESFNHLAASKYSSVSYRKIQRGNTRKKIEEFEYVMMNL comes from the exons atGGAGATGCGGGAGAGCCCAATGTTTCCGAAGTCTGCAGATGCCGATGGGGAggaagcggaggaggaggaggcggaggaggccgTCATGGCGTCGCAGGTACTCGAGATCATTTGCGGATTCACTCCCGAGATGAAGAAGGTCCACAACTCCGAAGCAGATGACGGAGACGTGTGGGCAGTGCAGGAAGGAGACGACTCGGTGTTCTATAGCGACGAAGACCAAGCCGAGGAGATCGGAAGGCCCAACGGATCTTCGGATGCAG AAGGGGCCAGAGTGGACAGCCAACCTTCAGGGAGTAGTCGGGAAGCCCACCAGATCCAAGTCCAAGAGCCATGTGAGGAAATCCGGGCTGAAGAAACACGGGGGCGAGATACTGAGACTCAAG AGGACCAACCAATTGAGCAGAAGCAGCCACGTCACGACGTGAGCTTCTCCAAGCAGCTGAGCTCCAGCTGCAAGACGGAGAAGGATCCCGACGTCTTCTCCGGAGACCCCGCCTACGCCACTCTACCTCTCCCCAAGAAGTCCTCGGACAACTTGGCCCGCCAGGAATCCTTTAACCACCTCGCCGCCTCCAAATACAGCTCCGTCTCCTACCGCAAGATCCAGCGAGGTAACACTCGCAAGAAAATCGAGGAATTTGAGTACGTTATGATGAATTTGTAA
- the cytip gene encoding cytohesin-interacting protein produces the protein MNPGGRPSLAGGAERKKSSLWYRRSLRGSNDHSRHRHNSDSLPRATKPKQFLVDYSDPQRITIVLEKEDNDTFGFEVQTHSLHLRSSSAVEVCTFVSRVEDNSAAETAGLTAGDVIITINGDSIEGLSHQHILDLIRGSTNSLKLETVCGSVVKWIELEKRVNQLKQSLSEKLLELQALTLREQRLIGGTLKESNLSTDSSEVQNSPTGHRSLRFSSDSSYRGLMTDDSDQGSVFGDLSSPSPCGAASATREEHFFPRKYSSGSSHFHHTIGRSSSSSLASSSGSSIGSQSPTWDRARITSLFGTLPRKNKRTNVRKNILKLIPGLHQRSVEEEET, from the exons ATGAACCCCGGCGGACGTCCATCCCTGGCCGGCGGCGCCGAAAGGAAGAAAAGCTCGCTGTGGTACAGACGTTCACTGAGGGGCAGCAACGACCATTCCAGACACCGACACAACAGCGACTCGCTGCCCAGAGCAACCAAG CCGAAACAATTCCTGGTTGACTATTCCGATCCGCAAAG AATCACAATTGTCCTGGAAAAGGAAGACAATGACACCTTTGGATTTGAAGTTCAG ACTCACAGCCTGCATCTGAGGAGCAGCTCTGCCGTGGAAGTGTGCACGTTCGTGAGCAGGGTGGAGGACAACAGCGCTGCAGAGACCGCCGGCCTGACCGCAG GAGACGTTATCATCACCATCAATGGCGACAGCATCGAAGGTCTCTCTCACCAGCACATCCTCGATTTGATACGAGGATCGACCAACAGTTTAAA GTTGGAGACGGTCTGCGGCAGTGTGGTGAAGTGGATCGAGCTGGAAAAGAGGGTGAACCAGCTTAAG CAATCGTTGAGTGAGAAACTGCTGGAGCTGCAAGCGCTTACATTACGGGAACAACGCCTAATCGGAG GCACTTTGAAGGAAAGCAACCTCTCAACAGATTCTTCAGAAGTTCAGAACTCCCCCACGGGCCACCGCAGCCTCCGCTTTTCCAGCGACAGCAGCTACAGGGGACTGATGACAGACGACAGTGACCAAGGGAGCGTGTTCGGGGACCTGAGCTCACCCAGCCCCTGCGGCGCAGCCAGCGCCACCCGAGAAGAACACTTCTTCCCGCGCAAGTATTCCTCCGGCTCCAGTCATTTCCATCACACCATCGGGCGATCCAGCAGCTCCAGCTTggccagcagcagcggcagcagcatcGGCTCGCAGTCTCCTACCTGGGATCGAGCAAGGATCACCTCTTTGTTTGGTACCCTGCCCAGAAAAAACAAACGGACCAACGTTCGGAAAAACATCCTCAAGTTGATTCCGGGACTGCATCAGAGATCGGTTGAAGAAGAGGAGACCTAA
- the LOC127611893 gene encoding activin receptor type-1C isoform X3 encodes MLHMSPSVAQGCVILLLSLPAGEGCKALTHYVAHFPPVINVCASVCVCERERSVCVCVYVHAAPRGLSRAAAAAARTEGTHAVLAMTRPAEHILHTAWILLCVAQLSAGLKCVCQLCDSQVCETSADGACWNSVMLVDGREETLKSCLSPSQMRGQLFCFSSPNVSKRNCCFTDFCNNETLHLQPERPLETGDGGSRLQLAAVIVVPSCLLCVGVAVGVLVAQRQRCVYSRARKHDPEEALDEHMLMSPDKCLKDLIYDMSTSGSGSGLPLLVQRTIARTIVLQESIGKGRFGEVWRGKWRGEDVAVKIFSSRDERSWFREAEIYQTIMLRHDNILGFIAADNKDNGSWTQLWLVSEYHEHGSLFDYLNRYTVSVERMVVIALSVASGLAHLHMEIIGTQGKPAIAHRDLKSKNVLVKKNGTAVIADLGLAVKHDSGTNSIDIPSNHRVGTKRYMSPEILDETINMSNFESFKRADIYSLGLVYWELARRCSVRDPSVEDMRKVVCEQKLRPNIPNQWQSCELGSARHGQTDARMLVRQPRRPPHRPAGQEDCRSAFRHQRRQRVDSLVSPTMG; translated from the exons aTGCTTCACATGTCTCCATCAGTGGCCCAAGGCTGTGTAATCCTCTTACTTTCTCTCCCTGCAGGGGAGGGCTGCAAAGCTCTCACTCATTACGTCGCACACTTTCCTCCTGTCATTAATGTGTGTGCgtccgtatgtgtgtgtgagagagagagaagtgtgtgtgtgtgtgtctatgtacaTGCCGCCCCGCGTGGACTGAgcagagcagcagcagcggccgCCCGGACGGAAGGAACCCATGCGGTCCTTGCCATGACTCGACCCGCCGAGCACATCCTTCACACTGCCTGGATTTTGCTATGTGTGGCTCAGCTGAGCgcag GTCTGAAATGCGTGTGCCAGCTGTGCGACAGCCAAGTGTGCGAGACGTCCGCCGACGGCGCCTGCTGGAACTCGGTGATGCTGGTCGACGGTCGCGAGGAGACGCTCAAGTCTTGCCTGTCGCCGTCGCAGATGAGAGGGCAGCTCTTCTGTTTCAGCTCCCCCAACGTCTCCAAGAGGAACTGCTGCTTCACCGACTTCTGCAACAACGAGACGCTGCACTTACAGCCCG AGAGGCCTTTGGAAACCGGCGACGGTGGCAGCAGGCTGCAGTTGGCCGCGGTGATCGTGGTGCCCTCGTGTCTGCTGTGCGTGGGCGTCGCGGTGGGGGTGTTGGTGGCGCAGCGCCAGCGCTGCGTCTACAGCCGGGCACGCAAACATGACCCGGAGGAAGCCCTGGACGAACACATGCTCATGTCTCCTGACAAATGTCTCAAAGATCTCATCTACGACATGAGCACTTCCGGCTCGGGATCAG GGCTTCCACTGCTGGTCCAACGAACGATAGCGCGGACCATCGTCCTCCAGGAGAGCATCGGGAAAGGTCGCTTCGGTGAGGTTTGGCGAGGAAAGTGGCGAGGAGAGGACGTGGCTGTCAAGATCTTCTCCTCCAGGGACGAGAGGTCTTGGTTCCGCGAGGCCGAGATTTATCAGACCATCATGCTCAGACATGACAACATCCTGGGCTTCATTGCGGCTGACAACAAAG ACAACGGCTCGTGGACGCAGCTGTGGTTGGTGTCCGAGTACCACGAGCACGGCTCGTTATTTGATTACCTGAACAGGTACACCGTGTCGGTGGAGAGGATGGTCGTCATCGCTCTGTCTGTAGCCAGCGGCCTGGCTCATCTCCACATGGAGATTATTGGCACACAGG ggaagccagccaTCGCTCATAGAGACCTGAAGTCAAAGAATGTGTTGGTGAAGAAGAACGGCACGGCGGTCATCGCCGATTTGGGCTTGGCCGTGAAACACGACTCTGGCACCAACAGCATAGACATCCCCAGCAACCACCGAGTGGGAACCAAGAG GTACATGTCCCCTGAAATCCTGGACGAGACCATCAACATGAGCAACTTCGAGTCGTTCAAGCGGGCCGATATCTACTCGTTGGGTCTAGTGTACTGGGAACTGGCCCGGAGATGTTCAGTCAGAG ATCCCTCGGTGGAAGACATGAGGAAAGTGGTGTGCGAGCAGAAACTGCGACCGAACATTCCAAACCAGTGGCAGAGTTGTGAG CTAGGCTCTGCGCGTCATGGGCAAACTGATGCGAGAATGCTGGTACGCCAACCCCGCCGCCCGCCTCACCGCCCTGCGGGTCAAGAAGACTGCCGCTCAGCTTTCCGCCATCAGAGACGTCAAAGAGTAGATTCATTGGTTAGCCCTACGATGGGTTAG
- the LOC127611893 gene encoding activin receptor type-1C isoform X1, translating to MLHMSPSVAQGCVILLLSLPAGEGCKALTHYVAHFPPVINVCASVCVCERERSVCVCVYVHAAPRGLSRAAAAAARTEGTHAVLAMTRPAEHILHTAWILLCVAQLSAGLKCVCQLCDSQVCETSADGACWNSVMLVDGREETLKSCLSPSQMRGQLFCFSSPNVSKRNCCFTDFCNNETLHLQPERPLETGDGGSRLQLAAVIVVPSCLLCVGVAVGVLVAQRQRCVYSRARKHDPEEALDEHMLMSPDKCLKDLIYDMSTSGSGSGLPLLVQRTIARTIVLQESIGKGRFGEVWRGKWRGEDVAVKIFSSRDERSWFREAEIYQTIMLRHDNILGFIAADNKDNGSWTQLWLVSEYHEHGSLFDYLNRYTVSVERMVVIALSVASGLAHLHMEIIGTQGKPAIAHRDLKSKNVLVKKNGTAVIADLGLAVKHDSGTNSIDIPSNHRVGTKRYMSPEILDETINMSNFESFKRADIYSLGLVYWELARRCSVRGLHEDFQLPYYDLVPSDPSVEDMRKVVCEQKLRPNIPNQWQSCELGSARHGQTDARMLVRQPRRPPHRPAGQEDCRSAFRHQRRQRVDSLVSPTMG from the exons aTGCTTCACATGTCTCCATCAGTGGCCCAAGGCTGTGTAATCCTCTTACTTTCTCTCCCTGCAGGGGAGGGCTGCAAAGCTCTCACTCATTACGTCGCACACTTTCCTCCTGTCATTAATGTGTGTGCgtccgtatgtgtgtgtgagagagagagaagtgtgtgtgtgtgtgtctatgtacaTGCCGCCCCGCGTGGACTGAgcagagcagcagcagcggccgCCCGGACGGAAGGAACCCATGCGGTCCTTGCCATGACTCGACCCGCCGAGCACATCCTTCACACTGCCTGGATTTTGCTATGTGTGGCTCAGCTGAGCgcag GTCTGAAATGCGTGTGCCAGCTGTGCGACAGCCAAGTGTGCGAGACGTCCGCCGACGGCGCCTGCTGGAACTCGGTGATGCTGGTCGACGGTCGCGAGGAGACGCTCAAGTCTTGCCTGTCGCCGTCGCAGATGAGAGGGCAGCTCTTCTGTTTCAGCTCCCCCAACGTCTCCAAGAGGAACTGCTGCTTCACCGACTTCTGCAACAACGAGACGCTGCACTTACAGCCCG AGAGGCCTTTGGAAACCGGCGACGGTGGCAGCAGGCTGCAGTTGGCCGCGGTGATCGTGGTGCCCTCGTGTCTGCTGTGCGTGGGCGTCGCGGTGGGGGTGTTGGTGGCGCAGCGCCAGCGCTGCGTCTACAGCCGGGCACGCAAACATGACCCGGAGGAAGCCCTGGACGAACACATGCTCATGTCTCCTGACAAATGTCTCAAAGATCTCATCTACGACATGAGCACTTCCGGCTCGGGATCAG GGCTTCCACTGCTGGTCCAACGAACGATAGCGCGGACCATCGTCCTCCAGGAGAGCATCGGGAAAGGTCGCTTCGGTGAGGTTTGGCGAGGAAAGTGGCGAGGAGAGGACGTGGCTGTCAAGATCTTCTCCTCCAGGGACGAGAGGTCTTGGTTCCGCGAGGCCGAGATTTATCAGACCATCATGCTCAGACATGACAACATCCTGGGCTTCATTGCGGCTGACAACAAAG ACAACGGCTCGTGGACGCAGCTGTGGTTGGTGTCCGAGTACCACGAGCACGGCTCGTTATTTGATTACCTGAACAGGTACACCGTGTCGGTGGAGAGGATGGTCGTCATCGCTCTGTCTGTAGCCAGCGGCCTGGCTCATCTCCACATGGAGATTATTGGCACACAGG ggaagccagccaTCGCTCATAGAGACCTGAAGTCAAAGAATGTGTTGGTGAAGAAGAACGGCACGGCGGTCATCGCCGATTTGGGCTTGGCCGTGAAACACGACTCTGGCACCAACAGCATAGACATCCCCAGCAACCACCGAGTGGGAACCAAGAG GTACATGTCCCCTGAAATCCTGGACGAGACCATCAACATGAGCAACTTCGAGTCGTTCAAGCGGGCCGATATCTACTCGTTGGGTCTAGTGTACTGGGAACTGGCCCGGAGATGTTCAGTCAGAG GACTTCACGAGGATTTCCAACTGCCTTATTATGATCTGGTGCCTTCAGATCCCTCGGTGGAAGACATGAGGAAAGTGGTGTGCGAGCAGAAACTGCGACCGAACATTCCAAACCAGTGGCAGAGTTGTGAG CTAGGCTCTGCGCGTCATGGGCAAACTGATGCGAGAATGCTGGTACGCCAACCCCGCCGCCCGCCTCACCGCCCTGCGGGTCAAGAAGACTGCCGCTCAGCTTTCCGCCATCAGAGACGTCAAAGAGTAGATTCATTGGTTAGCCCTACGATGGGTTAG
- the LOC127611893 gene encoding activin receptor type-1C isoform X4 yields MLHMSPSVAQGCVILLLSLPAGEGCKALTHYVAHFPPVINVCASVCVCERERSVCVCVYVHAAPRGLSRAAAAAARTEGTHAVLAMTRPAEHILHTAWILLCVAQLSAGLKCVCQLCDSQVCETSADGACWNSVMLVDGREETLKSCLSPSQMRGQLFCFSSPNVSKRNCCFTDFCNNETLHLQPERPLETGDGGSRLQLAAVIVVPSCLLCVGVAVGVLVAQRQRCVYSRARKHDPEEALDEHMLMSPDKCLKDLIYDMSTSGSGSGLPLLVQRTIARTIVLQESIGKGRFGEVWRGKWRGEDVAVKIFSSRDERSWFREAEIYQTIMLRHDNILGFIAADNKDNGSWTQLWLVSEYHEHGSLFDYLNRYTVSVERMVVIALSVASGLAHLHMEIIGTQGKPAIAHRDLKSKNVLVKKNGTAVIADLGLAVKHDSGTNSIDIPSNHRVGTKRYMSPEILDETINMSNFESFKRADIYSLGLVYWELARRCSVRDPSVEDMRKVVCEQKLRPNIPNQWQSCEALRVMGKLMRECWYANPAARLTALRVKKTAAQLSAIRDVKE; encoded by the exons aTGCTTCACATGTCTCCATCAGTGGCCCAAGGCTGTGTAATCCTCTTACTTTCTCTCCCTGCAGGGGAGGGCTGCAAAGCTCTCACTCATTACGTCGCACACTTTCCTCCTGTCATTAATGTGTGTGCgtccgtatgtgtgtgtgagagagagagaagtgtgtgtgtgtgtgtctatgtacaTGCCGCCCCGCGTGGACTGAgcagagcagcagcagcggccgCCCGGACGGAAGGAACCCATGCGGTCCTTGCCATGACTCGACCCGCCGAGCACATCCTTCACACTGCCTGGATTTTGCTATGTGTGGCTCAGCTGAGCgcag GTCTGAAATGCGTGTGCCAGCTGTGCGACAGCCAAGTGTGCGAGACGTCCGCCGACGGCGCCTGCTGGAACTCGGTGATGCTGGTCGACGGTCGCGAGGAGACGCTCAAGTCTTGCCTGTCGCCGTCGCAGATGAGAGGGCAGCTCTTCTGTTTCAGCTCCCCCAACGTCTCCAAGAGGAACTGCTGCTTCACCGACTTCTGCAACAACGAGACGCTGCACTTACAGCCCG AGAGGCCTTTGGAAACCGGCGACGGTGGCAGCAGGCTGCAGTTGGCCGCGGTGATCGTGGTGCCCTCGTGTCTGCTGTGCGTGGGCGTCGCGGTGGGGGTGTTGGTGGCGCAGCGCCAGCGCTGCGTCTACAGCCGGGCACGCAAACATGACCCGGAGGAAGCCCTGGACGAACACATGCTCATGTCTCCTGACAAATGTCTCAAAGATCTCATCTACGACATGAGCACTTCCGGCTCGGGATCAG GGCTTCCACTGCTGGTCCAACGAACGATAGCGCGGACCATCGTCCTCCAGGAGAGCATCGGGAAAGGTCGCTTCGGTGAGGTTTGGCGAGGAAAGTGGCGAGGAGAGGACGTGGCTGTCAAGATCTTCTCCTCCAGGGACGAGAGGTCTTGGTTCCGCGAGGCCGAGATTTATCAGACCATCATGCTCAGACATGACAACATCCTGGGCTTCATTGCGGCTGACAACAAAG ACAACGGCTCGTGGACGCAGCTGTGGTTGGTGTCCGAGTACCACGAGCACGGCTCGTTATTTGATTACCTGAACAGGTACACCGTGTCGGTGGAGAGGATGGTCGTCATCGCTCTGTCTGTAGCCAGCGGCCTGGCTCATCTCCACATGGAGATTATTGGCACACAGG ggaagccagccaTCGCTCATAGAGACCTGAAGTCAAAGAATGTGTTGGTGAAGAAGAACGGCACGGCGGTCATCGCCGATTTGGGCTTGGCCGTGAAACACGACTCTGGCACCAACAGCATAGACATCCCCAGCAACCACCGAGTGGGAACCAAGAG GTACATGTCCCCTGAAATCCTGGACGAGACCATCAACATGAGCAACTTCGAGTCGTTCAAGCGGGCCGATATCTACTCGTTGGGTCTAGTGTACTGGGAACTGGCCCGGAGATGTTCAGTCAGAG ATCCCTCGGTGGAAGACATGAGGAAAGTGGTGTGCGAGCAGAAACTGCGACCGAACATTCCAAACCAGTGGCAGAGTTGTGAG GCTCTGCGCGTCATGGGCAAACTGATGCGAGAATGCTGGTACGCCAACCCCGCCGCCCGCCTCACCGCCCTGCGGGTCAAGAAGACTGCCGCTCAGCTTTCCGCCATCAGAGACGTCAAAGAGTAG
- the LOC127611893 gene encoding activin receptor type-1C isoform X2 has product MLHMSPSVAQGCVILLLSLPAGEGCKALTHYVAHFPPVINVCASVCVCERERSVCVCVYVHAAPRGLSRAAAAAARTEGTHAVLAMTRPAEHILHTAWILLCVAQLSAGLKCVCQLCDSQVCETSADGACWNSVMLVDGREETLKSCLSPSQMRGQLFCFSSPNVSKRNCCFTDFCNNETLHLQPERPLETGDGGSRLQLAAVIVVPSCLLCVGVAVGVLVAQRQRCVYSRARKHDPEEALDEHMLMSPDKCLKDLIYDMSTSGSGSGLPLLVQRTIARTIVLQESIGKGRFGEVWRGKWRGEDVAVKIFSSRDERSWFREAEIYQTIMLRHDNILGFIAADNKDNGSWTQLWLVSEYHEHGSLFDYLNRYTVSVERMVVIALSVASGLAHLHMEIIGTQGKPAIAHRDLKSKNVLVKKNGTAVIADLGLAVKHDSGTNSIDIPSNHRVGTKRYMSPEILDETINMSNFESFKRADIYSLGLVYWELARRCSVRGLHEDFQLPYYDLVPSDPSVEDMRKVVCEQKLRPNIPNQWQSCEALRVMGKLMRECWYANPAARLTALRVKKTAAQLSAIRDVKE; this is encoded by the exons aTGCTTCACATGTCTCCATCAGTGGCCCAAGGCTGTGTAATCCTCTTACTTTCTCTCCCTGCAGGGGAGGGCTGCAAAGCTCTCACTCATTACGTCGCACACTTTCCTCCTGTCATTAATGTGTGTGCgtccgtatgtgtgtgtgagagagagagaagtgtgtgtgtgtgtgtctatgtacaTGCCGCCCCGCGTGGACTGAgcagagcagcagcagcggccgCCCGGACGGAAGGAACCCATGCGGTCCTTGCCATGACTCGACCCGCCGAGCACATCCTTCACACTGCCTGGATTTTGCTATGTGTGGCTCAGCTGAGCgcag GTCTGAAATGCGTGTGCCAGCTGTGCGACAGCCAAGTGTGCGAGACGTCCGCCGACGGCGCCTGCTGGAACTCGGTGATGCTGGTCGACGGTCGCGAGGAGACGCTCAAGTCTTGCCTGTCGCCGTCGCAGATGAGAGGGCAGCTCTTCTGTTTCAGCTCCCCCAACGTCTCCAAGAGGAACTGCTGCTTCACCGACTTCTGCAACAACGAGACGCTGCACTTACAGCCCG AGAGGCCTTTGGAAACCGGCGACGGTGGCAGCAGGCTGCAGTTGGCCGCGGTGATCGTGGTGCCCTCGTGTCTGCTGTGCGTGGGCGTCGCGGTGGGGGTGTTGGTGGCGCAGCGCCAGCGCTGCGTCTACAGCCGGGCACGCAAACATGACCCGGAGGAAGCCCTGGACGAACACATGCTCATGTCTCCTGACAAATGTCTCAAAGATCTCATCTACGACATGAGCACTTCCGGCTCGGGATCAG GGCTTCCACTGCTGGTCCAACGAACGATAGCGCGGACCATCGTCCTCCAGGAGAGCATCGGGAAAGGTCGCTTCGGTGAGGTTTGGCGAGGAAAGTGGCGAGGAGAGGACGTGGCTGTCAAGATCTTCTCCTCCAGGGACGAGAGGTCTTGGTTCCGCGAGGCCGAGATTTATCAGACCATCATGCTCAGACATGACAACATCCTGGGCTTCATTGCGGCTGACAACAAAG ACAACGGCTCGTGGACGCAGCTGTGGTTGGTGTCCGAGTACCACGAGCACGGCTCGTTATTTGATTACCTGAACAGGTACACCGTGTCGGTGGAGAGGATGGTCGTCATCGCTCTGTCTGTAGCCAGCGGCCTGGCTCATCTCCACATGGAGATTATTGGCACACAGG ggaagccagccaTCGCTCATAGAGACCTGAAGTCAAAGAATGTGTTGGTGAAGAAGAACGGCACGGCGGTCATCGCCGATTTGGGCTTGGCCGTGAAACACGACTCTGGCACCAACAGCATAGACATCCCCAGCAACCACCGAGTGGGAACCAAGAG GTACATGTCCCCTGAAATCCTGGACGAGACCATCAACATGAGCAACTTCGAGTCGTTCAAGCGGGCCGATATCTACTCGTTGGGTCTAGTGTACTGGGAACTGGCCCGGAGATGTTCAGTCAGAG GACTTCACGAGGATTTCCAACTGCCTTATTATGATCTGGTGCCTTCAGATCCCTCGGTGGAAGACATGAGGAAAGTGGTGTGCGAGCAGAAACTGCGACCGAACATTCCAAACCAGTGGCAGAGTTGTGAG GCTCTGCGCGTCATGGGCAAACTGATGCGAGAATGCTGGTACGCCAACCCCGCCGCCCGCCTCACCGCCCTGCGGGTCAAGAAGACTGCCGCTCAGCTTTCCGCCATCAGAGACGTCAAAGAGTAG
- the LOC127611893 gene encoding activin receptor type-1C isoform X5: protein MLVDGREETLKSCLSPSQMRGQLFCFSSPNVSKRNCCFTDFCNNETLHLQPERPLETGDGGSRLQLAAVIVVPSCLLCVGVAVGVLVAQRQRCVYSRARKHDPEEALDEHMLMSPDKCLKDLIYDMSTSGSGSGLPLLVQRTIARTIVLQESIGKGRFGEVWRGKWRGEDVAVKIFSSRDERSWFREAEIYQTIMLRHDNILGFIAADNKDNGSWTQLWLVSEYHEHGSLFDYLNRYTVSVERMVVIALSVASGLAHLHMEIIGTQGKPAIAHRDLKSKNVLVKKNGTAVIADLGLAVKHDSGTNSIDIPSNHRVGTKRYMSPEILDETINMSNFESFKRADIYSLGLVYWELARRCSVRGLHEDFQLPYYDLVPSDPSVEDMRKVVCEQKLRPNIPNQWQSCEALRVMGKLMRECWYANPAARLTALRVKKTAAQLSAIRDVKE, encoded by the exons ATGCTGGTCGACGGTCGCGAGGAGACGCTCAAGTCTTGCCTGTCGCCGTCGCAGATGAGAGGGCAGCTCTTCTGTTTCAGCTCCCCCAACGTCTCCAAGAGGAACTGCTGCTTCACCGACTTCTGCAACAACGAGACGCTGCACTTACAGCCCG AGAGGCCTTTGGAAACCGGCGACGGTGGCAGCAGGCTGCAGTTGGCCGCGGTGATCGTGGTGCCCTCGTGTCTGCTGTGCGTGGGCGTCGCGGTGGGGGTGTTGGTGGCGCAGCGCCAGCGCTGCGTCTACAGCCGGGCACGCAAACATGACCCGGAGGAAGCCCTGGACGAACACATGCTCATGTCTCCTGACAAATGTCTCAAAGATCTCATCTACGACATGAGCACTTCCGGCTCGGGATCAG GGCTTCCACTGCTGGTCCAACGAACGATAGCGCGGACCATCGTCCTCCAGGAGAGCATCGGGAAAGGTCGCTTCGGTGAGGTTTGGCGAGGAAAGTGGCGAGGAGAGGACGTGGCTGTCAAGATCTTCTCCTCCAGGGACGAGAGGTCTTGGTTCCGCGAGGCCGAGATTTATCAGACCATCATGCTCAGACATGACAACATCCTGGGCTTCATTGCGGCTGACAACAAAG ACAACGGCTCGTGGACGCAGCTGTGGTTGGTGTCCGAGTACCACGAGCACGGCTCGTTATTTGATTACCTGAACAGGTACACCGTGTCGGTGGAGAGGATGGTCGTCATCGCTCTGTCTGTAGCCAGCGGCCTGGCTCATCTCCACATGGAGATTATTGGCACACAGG ggaagccagccaTCGCTCATAGAGACCTGAAGTCAAAGAATGTGTTGGTGAAGAAGAACGGCACGGCGGTCATCGCCGATTTGGGCTTGGCCGTGAAACACGACTCTGGCACCAACAGCATAGACATCCCCAGCAACCACCGAGTGGGAACCAAGAG GTACATGTCCCCTGAAATCCTGGACGAGACCATCAACATGAGCAACTTCGAGTCGTTCAAGCGGGCCGATATCTACTCGTTGGGTCTAGTGTACTGGGAACTGGCCCGGAGATGTTCAGTCAGAG GACTTCACGAGGATTTCCAACTGCCTTATTATGATCTGGTGCCTTCAGATCCCTCGGTGGAAGACATGAGGAAAGTGGTGTGCGAGCAGAAACTGCGACCGAACATTCCAAACCAGTGGCAGAGTTGTGAG GCTCTGCGCGTCATGGGCAAACTGATGCGAGAATGCTGGTACGCCAACCCCGCCGCCCGCCTCACCGCCCTGCGGGTCAAGAAGACTGCCGCTCAGCTTTCCGCCATCAGAGACGTCAAAGAGTAG